The following are encoded together in the Strix aluco isolate bStrAlu1 chromosome 13, bStrAlu1.hap1, whole genome shotgun sequence genome:
- the SMIM3 gene encoding small integral membrane protein 3, translating into MHLPDPAGPAALPKHILDIWVIVLIILATILIMTALVLCPATAVIIYRVRTHPTRNGIV; encoded by the coding sequence ATGCACCTCCCTGACCCCGCAGGTCCTGCCGCCCTCCCCAAGCACATCCTGGACATCTGGGTCATCGTCTTGATCATCCTGGCCACCATCCTCATCATGACAGCCCTGGTGCTCTGCCCGGCCACCGCCGTCATCATCTACCGGGTACGGACTCACCCCACACGCAATGGCATCGTGTGA
- the GPX3 gene encoding glutathione peroxidase 3 isoform X1: protein MGGWSRNAWILPLFLAGLVQPGQSQEREKVKCYGSVQGTIYDYGALTIDGDEYVPFRNYAGKMVLFVNVATYUGLTLQYLELNALQNELGPYGLVVLGFPSNQFGKQEPGQNSEILPALKYVRPGGGFVPNFQLFQKGDVNGAKEQKVYTFLKNACPPVAEEFGNPKNLFWEPLRNHDIKWNFEKFLVGPDGVPVMRWYHRANIAVVKNDIIAYMRQQQQQQQQQQQEDQDQ from the exons ATGGGGGGCTGGTCCCGAAACGCCTGGATTTTGCCCCTTTTCTTGGCTGGGCTCGTCCAGCcggggcagagccaggagagggagaaG GTGAAATGCTACGGCTCGGTGCAAGGCACCATCTACGACTACGGGGCCCTGACCATCGACGGGGACGAGTATGTCCCCTTCAGGAACTACGCGGGGAAGATGGTGCTCTTCGTCAACGTGGCCACGTACTGAGGCCTCACCCTGCAGTACCTTG AACTGAATGCACTACAAAATGAGCTGGGGCCCTACGGGCTCGTTGTCCTGGGCTTCCCCTCCAACCAATTTGGGAAACAGGAACCCGGCCAGAACTCAGAGATCCTCCCCGCGCTGAA GTATGTCCGGCCCGGGGGTGGCTTCGTCCCCAACTTCCAGCTCTTCCAGAAAGGGGACGTGAATGGGGCCAAGGAGCAGAAGGTCTACACCTTCCTGAAG AATGCCTGTCCCCCGGTGGCGGAGGAGTTTGGGAACCCCAAGAACCTCTTCTGGGAGCCTCTGCGGAACCACGACATCAAGTGGAACTTCGAGAAGTTTCTGGTGGGCCCCGACGGCGTGCCCGTCATGCGCTGGTACCACCGCGCCAACATCGCCGTCGTGAAGAACGACATCATCGCCTacatgaggcagcagcagcagcagcagcagcagcagcagcaggaggaccaGGACCAGTAG
- the GPX3 gene encoding glutathione peroxidase 3 isoform X2, with product MCVHACACRSQPIPPRRSWHAGAWLLPAAFGEGDTTPAAATSASTRAGPTAPVKCYGSVQGTIYDYGALTIDGDEYVPFRNYAGKMVLFVNVATYUGLTLQYLELNALQNELGPYGLVVLGFPSNQFGKQEPGQNSEILPALKYVRPGGGFVPNFQLFQKGDVNGAKEQKVYTFLKNACPPVAEEFGNPKNLFWEPLRNHDIKWNFEKFLVGPDGVPVMRWYHRANIAVVKNDIIAYMRQQQQQQQQQQQEDQDQ from the exons ATGTGTGTACACGCATGTGCATGCAGAAGCCAGCCCATCCCACCACGGCGATCTTGGCACGCCGGAGCCTGGCTGCTGCCAGCGGCATTCGGGGAAGGAGACACAACGCCGGCAGCTGCCACCTCAGCCAGCACCAGGGCTGGACCCACGGCTCCG GTGAAATGCTACGGCTCGGTGCAAGGCACCATCTACGACTACGGGGCCCTGACCATCGACGGGGACGAGTATGTCCCCTTCAGGAACTACGCGGGGAAGATGGTGCTCTTCGTCAACGTGGCCACGTACTGAGGCCTCACCCTGCAGTACCTTG AACTGAATGCACTACAAAATGAGCTGGGGCCCTACGGGCTCGTTGTCCTGGGCTTCCCCTCCAACCAATTTGGGAAACAGGAACCCGGCCAGAACTCAGAGATCCTCCCCGCGCTGAA GTATGTCCGGCCCGGGGGTGGCTTCGTCCCCAACTTCCAGCTCTTCCAGAAAGGGGACGTGAATGGGGCCAAGGAGCAGAAGGTCTACACCTTCCTGAAG AATGCCTGTCCCCCGGTGGCGGAGGAGTTTGGGAACCCCAAGAACCTCTTCTGGGAGCCTCTGCGGAACCACGACATCAAGTGGAACTTCGAGAAGTTTCTGGTGGGCCCCGACGGCGTGCCCGTCATGCGCTGGTACCACCGCGCCAACATCGCCGTCGTGAAGAACGACATCATCGCCTacatgaggcagcagcagcagcagcagcagcagcagcagcaggaggaccaGGACCAGTAG